ATCCTCGCGCTTGGTGAGGCGGTGCTTACCGCGGTAGCCCGCGGGGAACTGCTTCTGCTGCTCGGGGTACTCCACGATGGGCAGCTTGCGAGGCTTGAAGATGCTCGACACCAGGTGCTTGAACGTGATGCCCAGGCCCTTGATGATGGCCAGGAGGTAGATGTCCTCCTTGATGTCCGTACTCGGACGCTCGATCTTGATCGACATTAGATCCCACCTCCAAGCTTGAAGTGATTCATCAGCAGAATCACCACGCCGGTGACGAAGATGTTCGCGAGCGCCAGGGGCAGCAGGGTCTTCCAGCCCAGGTTCATCAGCTGGTCATAGCGGAAGCGCGGCAGGGTCCAGCGAACCCAGACGAAGGTGCTGGCGATGAAGAACATCTTCAGGAAGAAAGACGTGAACTGAGCGACGGCCGCGAAGGCCACCCCGCCCCAAGCGGGCAGAGCGCTGATCGAGAGGCTCGCCACGAAGACCACGGCGATGACCACGGCCAGGGCGCTGACCACGATACCGAGGATCTTGCCCTCGTTGTCGCGGGCGTCGCCGAAGCGGCCCTTGTTCGACTGGTAGAGCTTGAACAGGCCCATCGCCATCAGACCGAGCAGCACAACGGCGCCGACCAGGCCGATCCGGATCATGGGCAGGGAGAACTCTTGGAGCGCCTCGGTGCTGAAGAAGGGCACCTGCCACCCGCCGAAGAACAGGGTGGTCATGATGCTCGAAGCGATGACCATGGCCATGTACTCGGCGAAGAAGAACATGCCGAACTTCATGGCGCTGTACTCGACGTGGAAGCCCGCGACGATCTCCGCCTCGGACTCGACCAGGTCGAAGGGAGTACGGTTGGTCTCGGCGTACGACGCGACCAGGAAGATGATGAAGGCGAGGGGCTGGATGAAGACGCCCCAGTTGGGGATGCCGATCCAGACGTTGCCCAGGTGGAAGCCCAGGTCGAACAGACCGAAGAAGCTCAGGGGACCGCCCTGGGCCAGGACGATCTTGTTGAGCTCGAGGCTCTGGTAGGTCATCAAGAGACCGATGACCGAGAGGCCCATGGGGATCTCGTAGCTGATGATCTGCGCGCTACCGCGCAGGGCGCCGAGCAGCGAGTACTTGTTGTTCGAGGCCCAGCCCGCAAGGATGATGCCGTAGACGCTGAGCGACGCGGCCGCGAAATACCACAGCAAGCCCGCGTTGATGGGCAGGACCTGCATGGGCACCGACACGTCGCCGAACTTGAGGGTGTCGGCGAAGGGGATGACCGCGCCCAGCGAAAGGGCGATGGCCACCGAGATGGCGGGCGCCAGGTAGTAGTAGAAGCGGTTGACGTTGGTCGGCGTGAAGTTCTCCTTGGTGAAGAGCTTGATCGCGTCGGCCATGACGTAGACGAAGCCGGCGAGGCGGAAGCCGCCGATGTCCGCGCGGTTGGGACCGGGACGGTCCTGGATCCAGGCCGAGATCTTGCGTTCGAGCACGATCAGGACCGGAGCCATCACCAGGAGGATCATCAGGACGAACACCGCCTTGAGGGCGATGATGACGAAGTCGAGTAGTAAGTTCGAAGTCATGGTGGGTTGCGCCTACTTTCCAACCATCTCGGCGACGGGCAGCTGGTGCCCGGTCTCCGGGATGCCGTAGAAGGACATGCCGTTGAGCGCTTCGTAGGCCGCGCTCATGTCGGTCCAGATCTGCTCCACGTCGTCGTAACCGAAGTCGGTGCCGAGCGCGCGCGCCAGCGAGGAGACCAGCTCCCAGCTGGGGATCGCGTCGCCCTGGGCGTCGTAAGCCTTCATGACCTTCTGGAGCACGCCCTTGGCCTGCACGAAGGAGCCGAACTGCTCGACGTGCGAGGCGATGGGCAGAGTGACGTTCGCCATCTCGGCCCAGGGGGTGTGGTGCTTGGTCATGAAGACGGTGAAAGGAACGCTCTTGAAGAGCTGAGCCCACTCGGGACCACCCTCGCCGACCAGGTCGTTGTCCATGGCGATGAGGACCTTGACGGTACCCGAGGCGACCGCGGCCTTGAGGGCCTCGGCGCTCTGCTGGTAGCCCAGGAACTCCAGACCCTTGCGGTTGGGAGTCTTGTCGGCCTTGATCAAGAAGTCGTCGCCCTCGCCGTCGGGGGTGAGGGTGGCGCCGAAGAGCTTGGAGGTCTTGAGGACCTCGGCGGCGAGGCGCTTGAGGACGAAGTTGGACTCGAGGGTGGCGTGCGCCGAACCCACCAGCGCGACCGCATCGGGGCCGAACTCGGCGACCGCGGCCTTGACCTTAGCGATGACCGCGTCGAGGGCGATGCCGATGGGCTGCTCGTCGCCGTCCACCAGGGCGCCGTAGAGGCGGTTGTCGTTGAGGGCCTTGTAGCTCAGGCGGCCCGCGTCACACATCCAGTACTCGTTGACCTGGGCGTTGTGGCGGGGCTTGTAGCGGTAGGTCATGCCGGCGCGGTGATCGACGTTGACCGAGCAGCCGTTGGCGCAGCCGACGCAGACCGACTTGGTGGTGTTGAGGAACCACACGCGCTGCTTGAAGCGGAAGTCCTTGGAGGTCAAGGCGCCCACCGGGCACAGGTCCACGACGTTACCCGAGTAGGGGTTGTCGAGCTCCATGCCGGGGAAGGTCTCGATGCGGCTCTTGTCGCCGCGGCCCGCGATGACCAGCTCGCCGGTCTCGGTGACCGACTCGCAGAAGCGGACGCAGCGCGAGCACAGGATGCAGCGCTCCTGGTCGAGCACGACCAGGGGCCCCAGGTCGACGACCTTGTTCTTCTCGACCTTGGGGACCATGGAGCGGTTCTCGTACTGACCGTACTCCATGTAGTAGTCCTGCAGACGGCACTCGCCGGCCTGGTCGCAGATGGGGCAGTCGATGGGGTGGTTGAGCAGCAGGAACTCCTGCACGCCCTTGCGCATCTTCTCGACGGCGGGGGTGTCGGTCTTGACGACCATGCCGTCCTTGACGAAGGTGTTGCACGAGATCTGGGGACCGCGGGCCCCCTCGATCTCGACCAGGCACATGCGGCAGTTGCCGTCGATGGGCAGGCCCGGGTGGTAACAGTAGTGGGGGATGGTGACCCCGGCATGTTCGGCGGCCTGGATCAGGTTGAGGCCATCGGGGACCTCAACCTGGCGGCCGTTCAGCGTAATCGTCGCCATGATGCTCTCTTCCTAAACGGTGGCCACAGTGCCGACAGGCGACTGGGAGCGCTTGAACTTGGCCTCGAACTCGGCACGGAACTTCTTGATGTAGGAGCGAGTCGGCATGGTAGCCGCCGCGGCAAGCGCGCAGATGGTCTTGCCTTCCATGTTGTCCGCGATGTCGAGGATGCTGTCGAGCTCTTCCTGGGTGCCCATGCCGGCGTTGATGCGCTGGACGATCTTGTAGAGCCAGTCGGTGCCTTCCCGGCAGGGGGTGCACTGACCGCAGGACTCGTGCATGTAGAAGTGCAGGAGGTCCTCGAGCAGGTCCACCATGTCGGTCTGGTCGTCGATGACGATCATGCCGCCGGATCCTGCCATGGAGCCGAGGGCTGCGATCGCCTCGGGATCGAGGGTCGTGCCCATGGCCTCGTCGGCCGTGAGGATCGGGCAGCTCGAACCGCCGGGGATGACGGCCTTGAGGCCGCGGCCCTTCCAGACGCCACCCAGCTGGTTGGCGAGGAAGTCCTTGAAGGGCAGGCCCATCTCGATCTCGTAGACGCCGGGCGTGTTGATGTGGCCCGAGACCGACATCAGACGGGTGCCCTTGGCCTTCTCGGTACCCATGGCCGCGTAGGCCGCGCCGCCGTTGTTGATGATCCAGGGCACGGTCGCGATGGTCTCGACGTTGTTGACCACCGTGGGGCACTGGAAGGCGCCGTGGGTCGCGGGGAAGGGGGGCTTCAGGCGGGGCTGGCCCTTTTTGCCTTCGAGGGACTCGAGCAGGGCGGTCTCCTCGCCGCAGATGTAAGCGCCGGCGCCGCGGTGGGTGTAGACGTCCAGCTTGAAGCCGGTGCCCATCACGTTGTCGCCCAGGTAGCCCTTCTCGTAGGCCTGGCGAATCGCGTCGTCCAGGTGGAGGCGCTGCTGGTTGAACTCGCCGCGCAGGTAGATGTAGGCCTTGTGGGCCCCGATGGCGAAGGCCGAGATGATGCAGCCTTCGACCAGCGAGTGGGGGTCACGCTCGAGGATCTTGCGGTCCTTGAAGGTGCCGGGCTCGGATTCGTCCGAGTTGACGACCAGGTACTTGGGCTTGGGGTTGTCCTTGGGGATGAAGCTCCACTTCATGCCCGCGGGGAAGCCCGCGCCGCCGCGGCCGCGCAGCCCGGAGGTCTTGACCTCCTCGATCAGAGCGCTGGGCTCCATGCCGAGCGCCTTGCGCGCGGCCTGGTAACCACCGTGCTGCTCGTAGACCGAGATGTCGCCGGCGTTGGGGGTGTCGAAGAGACGGGAAACGACGGGTTGGAACGCCATTGACTAGCTCCTCCTGTTGCCGGCGGCGCAGAAGCTCGCGAGCTTGGTACGGGTGCCCCAGGGCTGGTCCTTGAGCTCGGCGATCAGGGAGTCGAGCTTCTCGGGGGTCAGGTTCTCGACGTAGACGTCGTTGTCGACCTGCATCATGGGGCTGGTGTCGCAGGAACCGAGGCACTCGGCCGCGCGAACCGTGAACTTGCCGTCCTTGGTGGTCTCGCCGGGCAGGACCTCGAGCTTGTCGCAGAGGAGCTTGAGGGTCTCACGACCGCCGGTGAGGCAGCACGAGACCGACGTGCAGACCTCGAGCAGGTGCTCGCCGGGCTTCTCGGTCAGGTACATGGTGTAGAAGGTCGCAACCCCCAGCACGTGGGCGGGGGTCACGCCCACGCGCTTGGCGACGTAGGCGAGGACCTCGGGCGGCAACCAGCCGTGCTGCTCCTGGGCGAGCCACAGGGTGGGCAGGGTGGCGGCCATCCGGTTCTCGGCGGGGAAGCGGGAGACGATCTCCTCGAACTTCCGCTCGTTTTCTTCGGTGAACGCAAACATGTGATCTTCCTTATGCCGCGACTAGCGATCGAGCTCGCCGGCGATGATGTTGATGGAGCCGAGGGAGGCCATGGCGTCGGCGAGCATGTAGCCCTCGATCATCTCGGGGAACGCCGCGAAGTTCATGAAGCAGGGCGGACGCACCCGGATGCGGTAGGGGAAGCCCGAACCGTCCGAGGTGATGTAGAAGCCGAGCTCGCCGTTGGCCGCCTCGATGGAGTCGTAGATCTCGCCCTCGGGCACCCGGACGCCTTCGAAGATCAGCTTGAAGTGGTTGATCAGACCTTCGATGTTCTGGTAGGTGTCCGCCTTGGGGGGCAGCGCGATTCGCTTGTCGTCCACGGTGATCGGGCCCTTGGGCAGGGTCTTGATCGCCTGGCGGATGATCTTGGCGCTCTCGGCGACTTCGTAGAAGCGGATCAGGATGCGATCCCAAGTGTCGCCGGTGGTGCCGACGGGCACCTCGAACTCGTACTGGTCGTAACCCCAGTAGGGGGTCTGCTTGCGCAGGTCCCAGTCCACGCCCGACGCGCGGAGGGTGGGGCCCGAGAAGCCGTAGGAGAGGGCCATCTCGGGGCTCACGACGCAGACGTCCTTGGTGCGGTCGATGAAGATTCGATTCTTGCGAACGAGCTTCTCGACCGTCGCGACGCCCTCTTCGCAGTCCTTGAGGACCGCGAGCACGTCCTCCTCGAAGCCGTTGTACAGATCGCGGTAGAGACCGCCGATACGGCCGTAGGAGTTGGTGAGGCGCGCGCCGCACAGCTTGTCCATGATGTCGTACACCTTCTCGCGCTGGTTGAAGGTGTACCAGAAGTTGGTCAGCGCCCCCATGTCGAGGATGTTGGTGCCGATGGCGATCAGGTGGTCGATGATGCGCATCAGCTCGCCCACGATGACGCGGATGGCCGCGGTGCGCGGGGTGACCTCGATGTCGAGCATGCGCTCGACGGCCTTGCAGAAACCGAAGTTGTTCAGCGCTGCCGAGCAGTAGTTCAGGCGGTCGGTGTAGGGGATGACCTGGTTCCAGGTGCGCTGCTCGACGGTCTTCTCGAAGCCGCGGTGCAGGTAGCCGATCTCGGCGACGGCCGCCTTGATGGTCTCACCGTCCAGGGCCACGAAGGTACGCAGGGTGCCGTGCGCCGCGGGGTGCGACGGCCCCAGGTTGAGGAACATCAGCTCGGTGTGGAGGTCCTTGTAGAACTCCTGCTCCTTCTGGAGGTCGAGCGGAGTCTCGAGGATCTTGCTAGCGGGAATGGACATATCTTCTTACCGTCCTGTCGTGAGACCCTTGAATTCGAGACGCTTCTGCATCTCATCCATCAGGGTGTCGCTCTCGGTCAGCACCTGGCGCTTGCGGATGGGGTAGTCCTTGCGCAGCGGGTGCCCGACGAACTCGGCGTGGTTGAGGATGCGCTTGAGGTTGGGGTGGCCCTTGAACTTGAGGCCGTACTGATCGAAGACTTCGCGCTCCATCCAGTTGGCGGCCTTCCACATCCCGCACAGGGTGTCGATCTCGGGATCCTTGAGACCCGCGTAGACCTTGACGCGGACCCGGTGCTTGAACTTCATCGAGAGGAAGTGGTAGGCGACCGCGAAGCGCTCGGGCTGGGGCTTC
Above is a window of bacterium DNA encoding:
- a CDS encoding NADH-quinone oxidoreductase subunit H codes for the protein MTSNLLLDFVIIALKAVFVLMILLVMAPVLIVLERKISAWIQDRPGPNRADIGGFRLAGFVYVMADAIKLFTKENFTPTNVNRFYYYLAPAISVAIALSLGAVIPFADTLKFGDVSVPMQVLPINAGLLWYFAAASLSVYGIILAGWASNNKYSLLGALRGSAQIISYEIPMGLSVIGLLMTYQSLELNKIVLAQGGPLSFFGLFDLGFHLGNVWIGIPNWGVFIQPLAFIIFLVASYAETNRTPFDLVESEAEIVAGFHVEYSAMKFGMFFFAEYMAMVIASSIMTTLFFGGWQVPFFSTEALQEFSLPMIRIGLVGAVVLLGLMAMGLFKLYQSNKGRFGDARDNEGKILGIVVSALAVVIAVVFVASLSISALPAWGGVAFAAVAQFTSFFLKMFFIASTFVWVRWTLPRFRYDQLMNLGWKTLLPLALANIFVTGVVILLMNHFKLGGGI
- a CDS encoding (2Fe-2S)-binding protein; translation: MATITLNGRQVEVPDGLNLIQAAEHAGVTIPHYCYHPGLPIDGNCRMCLVEIEGARGPQISCNTFVKDGMVVKTDTPAVEKMRKGVQEFLLLNHPIDCPICDQAGECRLQDYYMEYGQYENRSMVPKVEKNKVVDLGPLVVLDQERCILCSRCVRFCESVTETGELVIAGRGDKSRIETFPGMELDNPYSGNVVDLCPVGALTSKDFRFKQRVWFLNTTKSVCVGCANGCSVNVDHRAGMTYRYKPRHNAQVNEYWMCDAGRLSYKALNDNRLYGALVDGDEQPIGIALDAVIAKVKAAVAEFGPDAVALVGSAHATLESNFVLKRLAAEVLKTSKLFGATLTPDGEGDDFLIKADKTPNRKGLEFLGYQQSAEALKAAVASGTVKVLIAMDNDLVGEGGPEWAQLFKSVPFTVFMTKHHTPWAEMANVTLPIASHVEQFGSFVQAKGVLQKVMKAYDAQGDAIPSWELVSSLARALGTDFGYDDVEQIWTDMSAAYEALNGMSFYGIPETGHQLPVAEMVGK
- the nuoF gene encoding NADH-quinone oxidoreductase subunit NuoF encodes the protein MAFQPVVSRLFDTPNAGDISVYEQHGGYQAARKALGMEPSALIEEVKTSGLRGRGGAGFPAGMKWSFIPKDNPKPKYLVVNSDESEPGTFKDRKILERDPHSLVEGCIISAFAIGAHKAYIYLRGEFNQQRLHLDDAIRQAYEKGYLGDNVMGTGFKLDVYTHRGAGAYICGEETALLESLEGKKGQPRLKPPFPATHGAFQCPTVVNNVETIATVPWIINNGGAAYAAMGTEKAKGTRLMSVSGHINTPGVYEIEMGLPFKDFLANQLGGVWKGRGLKAVIPGGSSCPILTADEAMGTTLDPEAIAALGSMAGSGGMIVIDDQTDMVDLLEDLLHFYMHESCGQCTPCREGTDWLYKIVQRINAGMGTQEELDSILDIADNMEGKTICALAAAATMPTRSYIKKFRAEFEAKFKRSQSPVGTVATV
- a CDS encoding NAD(P)H-dependent oxidoreductase subunit E, which encodes MFAFTEENERKFEEIVSRFPAENRMAATLPTLWLAQEQHGWLPPEVLAYVAKRVGVTPAHVLGVATFYTMYLTEKPGEHLLEVCTSVSCCLTGGRETLKLLCDKLEVLPGETTKDGKFTVRAAECLGSCDTSPMMQVDNDVYVENLTPEKLDSLIAELKDQPWGTRTKLASFCAAGNRRS
- a CDS encoding NADH-quinone oxidoreductase subunit D; protein product: MSIPASKILETPLDLQKEQEFYKDLHTELMFLNLGPSHPAAHGTLRTFVALDGETIKAAVAEIGYLHRGFEKTVEQRTWNQVIPYTDRLNYCSAALNNFGFCKAVERMLDIEVTPRTAAIRVIVGELMRIIDHLIAIGTNILDMGALTNFWYTFNQREKVYDIMDKLCGARLTNSYGRIGGLYRDLYNGFEEDVLAVLKDCEEGVATVEKLVRKNRIFIDRTKDVCVVSPEMALSYGFSGPTLRASGVDWDLRKQTPYWGYDQYEFEVPVGTTGDTWDRILIRFYEVAESAKIIRQAIKTLPKGPITVDDKRIALPPKADTYQNIEGLINHFKLIFEGVRVPEGEIYDSIEAANGELGFYITSDGSGFPYRIRVRPPCFMNFAAFPEMIEGYMLADAMASLGSINIIAGELDR
- a CDS encoding NADH-quinone oxidoreductase subunit C, with the protein product METTLSLTLRKLQDKFGQDIVSVSSWRGDDCVVIRKEALLAVATFLRDDPELDYNFLVDLGGVDYLNHPKPQPERFAVAYHFLSMKFKHRVRVKVYAGLKDPEIDTLCGMWKAANWMEREVFDQYGLKFKGHPNLKRILNHAEFVGHPLRKDYPIRKRQVLTESDTLMDEMQKRLEFKGLTTGR